GCTCGTGGTCCTTGGGATCGGCCCAGGGGTCCAGGACGCACTTGATGCAGCCGTCGTGCTTGTTTTTGAAGATGTGGTAGGCGTGCGGCGCCTCCTCCAGGCTCAGGCGGTGGGTGATGATCCGGGTGGGGTCGATCTCGCCGCGCTGGATGTAACCGGTCAGCCGGTCGAGGTAGCGGTGCACGTGGGTCTGCCCGGTCTTCATGGTCAGGCCCTTGTTCATAAAGGCCCCCACCGGAATCTTGTCCGCGAGGCCGCCGTACACACCGGGCACGCTGACGGTGCCCCCCTTGCGGCAGGCCATGATCGCGGCCCGCAGTGCGTGGGGGCGGTCACTCTCCAGCACGCGGGTGGTCTGCTTGACCGCGTCGGCCACGCCCAGCATGCCGTGGGCCTGGGCTTCGAGCCCCACCGCGTCCATCACGCTGTCGGGGCCGCGTCCGCCGGTCATCTCCTTGAGGAGTTCGAAGACGTTTTCCTCCTCGTAGTTGATCGTCTCCGCGCCGTAGGTGCGGGCCATCTCCAGCCGCTCGGGAAAGCGGTCGATGGCGATCACGCGCTCGGCCCCCAGCAGGAAGGCGCTGGCAATCCCGAAGAGGCCCACCGGACCCGCCCCGAAGACGGCCACCACGTCGCCCGGCTCGATCTGGCAGTTCTCGGCGCCCATGAACCCGGTCGGGAAGATGTCGGTGAGGAACAGCACCTGCTCGTCGGTCAGGCCGTCGGGCACCTTGAACAGGTTGGCGTCGGCGTAGACGGTGCGGGCAAACTGGGCCTGCCCCCCCGCGTACCCACCGGTGATGTGCGAGTAGCCGTACAGCCCGGCGGGGGAGTAGCCCCAGAACTTCTCGGCCAGCCCCGGATTGGGGTTGGAGTTGTCGCACAGCGAGGTCAGGCCCTTCTGGCAGTACCAGCACTTGCCGCAGGCGATGGGGAAGGGCACGATCACCCGGTCACCCACCTTGACCTTGCGGACCTCGGAGCCGACCTCCACGACCTCGCCCATGAACTCGTGCCCCACGATGTCGCCGTGGACCATGGAGGGCACGTAGCCGTCGAGCAGGTGCAGGTCCGAGCCGCAGATCGCGGTTTTGGTCACGCGCACGACGGCGTCGGTGGGTTGCAGGATTTGGGGATCGGGCACCGTCTCTACGCTGA
This genomic stretch from Deinococcus sp. HSC-46F16 harbors:
- a CDS encoding alcohol dehydrogenase catalytic domain-containing protein translates to MKAVVWQGVNRVSVETVPDPQILQPTDAVVRVTKTAICGSDLHLLDGYVPSMVHGDIVGHEFMGEVVEVGSEVRKVKVGDRVIVPFPIACGKCWYCQKGLTSLCDNSNPNPGLAEKFWGYSPAGLYGYSHITGGYAGGQAQFARTVYADANLFKVPDGLTDEQVLFLTDIFPTGFMGAENCQIEPGDVVAVFGAGPVGLFGIASAFLLGAERVIAIDRFPERLEMARTYGAETINYEEENVFELLKEMTGGRGPDSVMDAVGLEAQAHGMLGVADAVKQTTRVLESDRPHALRAAIMACRKGGTVSVPGVYGGLADKIPVGAFMNKGLTMKTGQTHVHRYLDRLTGYIQRGEIDPTRIITHRLSLEEAPHAYHIFKNKHDGCIKCVLDPWADPKDHEPTPAPQPQG